One Mycobacterium kubicae genomic window carries:
- a CDS encoding DHA2 family efflux MFS transporter permease subunit encodes MTLTAVCLAVFMLLLDMTIVSAALANIQASLDAELSGLQWVVDAYALPMAALLLTAATLGDRLGRRRLYLIGITVFTLASAGCALAGSIEMLNASRALQGAGGSILLGVSLPMVAAAFPEQRSRGVAIAIYGAVMGAGAAVGPLLGGALVGAFGWESIFLINVPTGIAALAIVVGFVTESHAPQNRPLDLVGTAVLSATLFAGVFVLIEGNHLGWTSTTILTLSAFCVAAAVLFVWWESRVEAPMLDLRVVRRPGFAGVSLAAFAAAGTLIASTNYLALYFMNTLGYSPFQSGVRALPLTVACVLGAPLAMIGSRYFPAWMSIPGGVGLIAAGLWLLTGVTEHTGWTHFIGGCVVAGLGLGGLFALTSDVALQFVPVTDAGMATGAVSTARQVGILAGVAGLGALFSRHAAGSAAHGLAALPGGDPRPIQQLIDRLSAGAGLRVLEFLPGDLRPALPAIARVARQASADGMQAALLAAAIAASVAAVGTAVLIAVGARRTSPEA; translated from the coding sequence CTGACGCTGACCGCGGTATGCCTGGCGGTGTTCATGTTGCTGCTGGACATGACGATCGTCTCGGCCGCGCTGGCCAATATCCAGGCCTCACTGGACGCCGAACTCAGCGGGCTGCAATGGGTGGTCGACGCGTACGCGCTGCCTATGGCGGCGCTGTTGCTGACCGCCGCGACGTTGGGCGACCGACTCGGCCGGCGGCGTCTGTACCTGATCGGGATCACCGTCTTCACCTTGGCCTCGGCGGGCTGCGCGCTGGCCGGCAGCATCGAAATGCTGAACGCGTCGCGGGCCCTGCAAGGTGCTGGCGGCTCCATCTTGCTGGGCGTATCGCTGCCCATGGTGGCCGCGGCGTTCCCCGAGCAGCGCAGCAGGGGAGTCGCGATTGCGATCTACGGCGCGGTCATGGGAGCCGGCGCCGCCGTCGGACCGCTGCTCGGCGGTGCCCTGGTCGGCGCCTTCGGCTGGGAGTCCATCTTCTTGATCAACGTGCCGACCGGGATCGCTGCCCTGGCCATCGTCGTGGGGTTCGTCACCGAATCGCATGCGCCGCAGAACCGCCCGCTCGACCTGGTCGGCACCGCCGTATTGTCGGCCACGCTGTTCGCAGGTGTGTTCGTCCTCATCGAAGGCAACCATCTGGGGTGGACCAGCACGACGATTCTGACGCTCAGCGCGTTCTGTGTCGCGGCCGCGGTGCTGTTCGTGTGGTGGGAATCGCGGGTCGAGGCGCCCATGCTCGACCTGCGGGTGGTGCGCAGACCGGGGTTCGCCGGAGTGTCGCTGGCGGCGTTCGCGGCCGCGGGGACGTTGATCGCCTCCACCAACTACCTGGCGCTGTACTTCATGAACACGCTGGGATATAGCCCATTCCAGTCCGGGGTGCGGGCGTTGCCGTTGACCGTCGCGTGCGTGCTCGGCGCCCCGTTGGCCATGATCGGGTCGCGTTACTTCCCGGCGTGGATGTCGATTCCCGGTGGGGTCGGTCTGATCGCAGCCGGGCTGTGGCTGCTGACCGGTGTCACCGAGCACACCGGTTGGACGCACTTCATCGGTGGCTGCGTGGTAGCGGGCCTGGGGTTGGGCGGCCTGTTCGCGCTGACGTCCGATGTTGCCCTGCAGTTCGTTCCGGTCACCGACGCCGGGATGGCGACGGGCGCGGTGAGCACAGCTCGTCAGGTCGGCATCCTGGCCGGTGTCGCCGGCCTTGGCGCACTGTTCAGCCGACACGCGGCCGGCAGCGCCGCCCACGGGTTGGCCGCCCTGCCTGGTGGCGACCCACGACCGATACAGCAACTCATCGACCGGCTCTCCGCCGGTGCGGGGTTACGGGTCCTCGAGTTCCTGCCCGGGGATTTGCGGCCCGCGCTGCCGGCGATTGCCCGGGTGGCCCGTCAAGCCAGCGCCGACGGTATGCAGGCCGCGCTGCTGGCAGCGGCGATCGCCGCCAGCGTCGCCGCGGTGGGTACGGCGGTGTTGATCGCGGTCGGAGCCAGGCGCACCTCGCCCGAGGCCTGA
- a CDS encoding acyltransferase family protein: MTLSEEQDAQGGLEQTSHVDRVAALTGVRAVAALLVVGTHAAYTTGKYTHGYWGLVGARMEIGVPIFFVLSGFLLFRPWVKSAATGAPPPSLSRYARHRVRRIMPAYVVTVLFAYVLYHFREAGPNPGHSWLGLVRNLTLTQIYTDGYLGKYLHQGLTQMWSLAVEASFYVILPLLAYLLLVLLSRRQWQPRLVVAALAAMTLISPGWLVLVHTDHLFPDGARLWLPTYLAWFLGGMLLTVLQAMGVRCYAFVAIPLAVISYFIAATPIAGAPTTSPASMMEALVKTCFYAVIATLAVAPLALDGGTTPQGWYARALASRPMVWLGEISYEIFLIHLVTMEFAMVYVVRAHVYTGPMLYLFIATVVITIPLAWLLHRFTRVRTD, from the coding sequence ATGACGCTGTCGGAGGAACAGGACGCCCAAGGGGGACTCGAACAGACCTCCCACGTGGATCGGGTCGCCGCACTGACCGGTGTTCGCGCCGTGGCCGCCCTGCTGGTGGTCGGCACCCATGCCGCCTACACCACCGGCAAGTACACCCACGGCTACTGGGGACTGGTGGGCGCCCGGATGGAGATCGGTGTGCCGATCTTCTTCGTCCTGTCCGGATTCCTGCTCTTCCGCCCCTGGGTGAAATCGGCCGCCACCGGGGCGCCGCCGCCGTCGTTGAGTCGCTATGCGCGGCACCGGGTTCGGCGCATCATGCCCGCCTATGTCGTCACCGTGCTGTTCGCCTACGTGCTGTACCACTTCCGCGAAGCTGGCCCCAATCCCGGCCACAGCTGGTTGGGGCTGGTTCGCAACCTGACCCTGACGCAGATCTACACCGACGGCTATCTCGGGAAATATCTGCACCAAGGCCTCACCCAGATGTGGAGCCTGGCGGTGGAGGCCTCGTTCTATGTGATCCTGCCGTTGTTGGCCTACCTGCTGCTGGTGTTGCTGTCCCGGCGGCAATGGCAGCCGCGGTTGGTGGTCGCTGCGCTGGCCGCGATGACGCTGATCAGCCCGGGCTGGTTGGTCCTGGTGCACACCGACCATCTGTTCCCCGACGGCGCGCGGCTGTGGCTGCCGACCTATCTGGCCTGGTTTCTCGGCGGCATGCTGCTGACCGTGCTGCAGGCGATGGGAGTGCGCTGCTATGCGTTCGTGGCCATACCGCTGGCGGTGATCAGCTACTTCATCGCCGCCACCCCGATAGCCGGGGCGCCCACCACGTCGCCGGCGTCCATGATGGAAGCGCTGGTCAAGACCTGCTTCTATGCCGTGATCGCCACCCTGGCGGTGGCACCGCTGGCCTTGGACGGCGGCACCACGCCCCAAGGGTGGTATGCGCGGGCGCTGGCCAGTCGGCCCATGGTGTGGCTGGGTGAGATCTCCTACGAGATCTTCCTGATCCATCTGGTGACGATGGAGTTCGCCATGGTTTACGTGGTCCGGGCGCACGTGTACACCGGCCCCATGCTGTACCTGTTCATCGCCACCGTGGTGATCACCATTCCCCTGGCCTGGTTGTTGCACCGCTTCACCCGGGTCCGGACCGACTAG
- a CDS encoding DEAD/DEAH box helicase: MAHPETPPTTFADLQIHPKVLQAIGDVGYESPTGIQAATIPALMAGTDVVGLAQTGTGKTAAFAIPILSKLDTSSKATQALILAPTRELALQVAEAFSRYGAHLRQLNVLPIYGGSSYAVQLAGLRRGAQVVVGTPGRVIDHLERGTLDLSRVDYLVLDEADEMLTMGFAEDVERILADTPEYKQVALFSATMPAAIRKLTTKYLHDPLEVTSKAKTATADNISQRYIQVAGPRKMDALTRILETEPFEAMIIFVRTKQATEEVAERLRARGFSAAAINGDIPQAQRERTITALRDGGAKGIDILVATDVAARGLDVERISHVLNYDIPHDTESYVHRIGRTGRAGRSGTALLFVSPRERHLLKAIEKATRQTLTETELPTVEDVNAQRVAKFADSITDALGRPGIDLFRKLVQDYEREHDVPLADIAAALALQSRDGEAFLLSPEPPPERRAERSREDRRDRHDKPRTRTDLSTYRIAVGKRHKIGPGAIVGAIANEGGLHRSDFGHITIGPDFSLVELPAKLPRATMKKLEHTRISGVLIDLQLDRRSDKTRGRDSGKSRRKHAG; the protein is encoded by the coding sequence ATGGCCCATCCCGAGACACCCCCTACCACCTTCGCCGACCTGCAGATTCATCCGAAGGTTCTGCAGGCGATCGGCGACGTCGGCTACGAATCGCCGACGGGTATCCAAGCCGCCACCATCCCGGCGCTGATGGCAGGCACCGACGTGGTCGGGCTGGCCCAGACCGGAACCGGCAAGACGGCGGCGTTCGCGATCCCGATCCTGTCCAAGCTCGACACCTCGAGCAAGGCGACCCAGGCCCTGATCCTGGCGCCCACCCGGGAGCTGGCATTGCAGGTCGCCGAGGCGTTCAGCCGCTATGGGGCCCACCTGCGCCAGCTCAACGTGCTGCCGATCTACGGCGGATCGTCGTACGCCGTGCAACTGGCCGGACTGCGCCGCGGCGCCCAGGTGGTGGTCGGGACGCCCGGGCGCGTCATCGACCACCTCGAACGCGGAACGCTGGACCTGTCGCGAGTCGACTATCTCGTGCTCGACGAGGCCGACGAAATGCTCACCATGGGCTTCGCCGAAGACGTCGAGCGGATCCTGGCCGACACCCCGGAATACAAACAGGTGGCGCTGTTCTCGGCGACCATGCCCGCGGCCATCCGCAAGCTGACCACCAAGTATCTGCACGATCCGCTCGAGGTCACCTCCAAAGCGAAAACCGCGACCGCGGACAACATTTCACAGCGCTACATCCAAGTCGCGGGTCCCCGCAAGATGGACGCGCTCACCCGGATACTGGAAACCGAACCGTTCGAGGCGATGATCATCTTCGTGCGGACCAAACAGGCCACCGAGGAAGTCGCCGAAAGACTGCGCGCCCGAGGGTTTTCCGCCGCAGCCATCAACGGTGACATTCCACAGGCGCAGCGGGAGCGGACCATCACCGCGCTGCGCGACGGCGGCGCCAAAGGCATCGACATCCTGGTCGCCACCGATGTCGCCGCCCGAGGACTCGACGTCGAACGCATCTCGCATGTGCTCAACTACGACATCCCGCACGACACCGAGTCCTACGTGCACCGCATCGGGCGCACCGGCCGGGCCGGGCGATCGGGCACGGCGTTGTTGTTCGTCTCACCGCGCGAACGCCACCTGCTCAAGGCGATCGAAAAGGCCACCCGGCAGACCCTCACCGAGACCGAACTGCCTACCGTCGAAGACGTCAACGCGCAGCGGGTCGCCAAGTTCGCCGACTCCATCACCGACGCGCTGGGCCGACCGGGTATCGATCTTTTCCGCAAGCTGGTGCAAGACTACGAACGCGAACACGATGTGCCGTTGGCCGATATCGCCGCGGCGCTGGCGCTGCAGTCCCGCGACGGCGAGGCGTTTCTCCTTTCGCCCGAACCGCCGCCGGAGCGGCGCGCGGAACGCAGCCGCGAGGATCGTCGGGACCGTCACGACAAGCCAAGGACCAGAACCGATCTCAGCACCTATCGGATCGCCGTCGGGAAACGGCACAAGATCGGGCCCGGCGCCATCGTCGGCGCCATCGCCAACGAGGGCGGACTGCACCGCAGCGACTTCGGTCACATCACCATCGGGCCGGACTTCTCGCTGGTCGAACTGCCGGCCAAGCTTCCCCGTGCAACCATGAAAAAGCTTGAACACACCCGAATCTCGGGTGTGCTGATCGATCTGCAACTAGACCGCAGATCCGACAAGACCCGTGGCCGCGACAGCGGCAAGTCCCGCCGGAAACACGCCGGATGA
- a CDS encoding LppP/LprE family lipoprotein gives MWSLPRRLAPLTGVAAAVLVAATSAACGSGDSTVAKTPQATTRTTPPAPSAPDAANPPPQAAGPPPSSAAPADPCAVNLASPAIARAVSELPRDPRSSQPWNPEPLAGNYNQCAQLSAVVIKANTNGDNPTTRAVMFHLGQYIPQGVPDTYGFNGIDTTQCTGDTVALTYSSGLRGLGSVVKFRWNGSAVELISNGSGR, from the coding sequence GTGTGGTCGCTTCCCCGCCGTTTGGCGCCTCTGACCGGCGTGGCCGCTGCTGTTCTGGTGGCCGCGACGTCAGCGGCCTGCGGCTCCGGTGACTCCACCGTCGCCAAGACGCCGCAGGCCACCACGCGCACCACGCCGCCAGCGCCCAGCGCACCAGACGCCGCCAACCCGCCACCTCAAGCCGCCGGCCCGCCACCCAGCAGCGCTGCGCCCGCCGACCCCTGTGCGGTCAACCTCGCCTCGCCGGCGATCGCGCGCGCCGTGTCGGAACTGCCGCGCGATCCGCGTAGTTCCCAGCCGTGGAACCCCGAGCCGCTGGCCGGAAACTACAACCAGTGCGCCCAGCTGTCGGCCGTCGTAATCAAGGCCAACACCAACGGTGACAACCCGACCACCCGCGCGGTGATGTTCCACCTCGGCCAGTACATCCCACAGGGCGTGCCCGACACGTACGGGTTCAACGGCATCGACACCACGCAGTGCACCGGGGACACGGTCGCGCTGACCTACTCCAGCGGGCTGCGCGGCTTGGGCAGCGTGGTGAAGTTCCGGTGGAACGGCAGCGCGGTCGAGCTGATCAGTAACGGCTCGGGTCGCTGA
- a CDS encoding TM0106 family RecB-like putative nuclease produces MFVTDDCIVYSASDLAAAARCEYALLRDFDAKLGRGSAVVGDDALLVRTARLGTEHERRRLDRLREQYGDGVVVIGRPAYTLAGLTAAAAATQRAIADGAPVVYQAAMFDGRFVGFADFLVRDGARYRVTDTKLARSAKVTALLQLAAYADALAAADVPVADEAELELGDGTVMRYRVDDLIPVYRSQRVLLQRLLDEHYASGAAVRWDDEHVQACFHCPLCTEQLRAADDLLLVAGLRVQQRDKLIEAGITTIGALAEFRGSDPDLPSGTLVKLTAQARLQVRQRQTGTPQFEIANPQPLALLPEPNPGDLFFDFEGDPLWTADGKHWGLEYLFGVLEAGPAGRFRPLWAHDRVEERKALADFLTLVAKRRKRHPNMHIYHYAPYERSTLLRLAGRYGVGEDEVDDLLRNGVLVDLYPLVRKSIRVGAESFSLKALEPLYMGSQLRSGDVTTAADSINSYARYCELRADGRADEAETVLKEIEDYNHYDCLSTRKLRDWLLIRAWEAGVTPVGFQPVPEGDTIEDDDQVAATLSAFTGDGAADTRSAEQTAVALIAAARGFHRREDKPFWWTHFDRLNYPVDEWSDTTDVFIASEACVDVDWHTPPRARKPRRQVRLTGELARGDLKTDVFALYDPPAPPGMTDDPDRRAAARAQIVDVNDPSLPTEVVIVERTGSDGNEFEQLPFALTPGPPVATTALRASIEATAAAVAGGLPQLPRTAVVDVLLRRSPRTRSGTGLPHGGDCVADITSATLDLDSSYLAVHGPPGTGKTYTAARVMHRLVSEQHWRIGVVAQSHATVENLLDCVIDAGVDPARVAKKPYAHHGPRWQQIDSNEYPAFIANTAGCVIGGTAWDFANGNRVPPGSLDLLVIDEAGQFSLANTIAVAPAAANLMLLGDPQQLPQVSQGTHPEPVDTSALDWLVDGQRTLPDTRGYFLDRSYRMHPAVCTAVSALSYEGRLQSHVERTTARGLAGYEPGVRLLNVRHQGNSVESPEEADAIVAEITRLLGRTWTDEHGARPLRAADVLVLAPYNAQVALLRQRLGSAKLGGVRVGTVDKFQGAQAPVVFISMTASSVEEVPRGMSFLLNRNRLNVAISRAQYAAIIVRSEVLTQYLPTTPAGLVELGTFLSLTYSEWRP; encoded by the coding sequence GTGTTCGTCACCGACGACTGCATCGTTTACAGCGCATCGGATCTCGCCGCCGCGGCCCGCTGCGAGTACGCGCTGCTCAGGGATTTCGACGCCAAGCTGGGCCGGGGTTCCGCCGTCGTCGGCGACGACGCGCTACTGGTGCGAACAGCTCGGCTCGGCACCGAGCATGAGCGGCGCCGGCTGGACCGATTGCGCGAGCAGTACGGCGACGGTGTCGTGGTCATCGGTCGCCCGGCGTACACCCTGGCGGGCTTGACGGCCGCCGCCGCGGCCACGCAGCGGGCCATCGCCGACGGCGCGCCGGTGGTGTATCAGGCCGCGATGTTCGATGGCCGCTTCGTCGGGTTCGCCGACTTCCTGGTCCGCGACGGCGCGCGGTACCGGGTGACCGACACCAAGCTCGCCCGCTCGGCCAAGGTGACCGCGCTGCTGCAACTGGCGGCCTATGCCGACGCGCTGGCGGCCGCCGACGTGCCCGTTGCCGACGAGGCCGAGCTGGAACTCGGCGACGGCACGGTGATGCGCTACCGCGTCGACGATCTCATCCCGGTCTACCGGTCGCAGCGGGTGCTGCTGCAGCGGTTGCTCGACGAGCACTATGCCTCGGGTGCGGCGGTGCGCTGGGACGACGAACACGTGCAGGCCTGCTTTCACTGCCCGCTGTGCACCGAGCAACTGCGCGCCGCCGACGACCTGCTGCTGGTCGCCGGGCTGCGAGTTCAGCAGCGCGACAAGCTGATCGAGGCCGGCATCACCACGATCGGCGCGCTGGCCGAGTTTCGCGGCTCGGATCCGGATCTGCCGTCGGGCACGCTGGTCAAGCTGACCGCGCAGGCCAGACTGCAAGTGCGACAACGGCAGACCGGCACTCCCCAGTTTGAGATCGCCAACCCCCAGCCGCTGGCCTTGTTACCGGAGCCGAACCCCGGCGACCTGTTCTTCGACTTCGAAGGCGACCCGCTGTGGACCGCCGACGGGAAACACTGGGGGCTGGAATACCTATTCGGCGTGCTCGAGGCGGGGCCGGCCGGACGCTTCCGCCCACTGTGGGCGCATGACCGGGTCGAGGAACGCAAGGCGCTCGCCGATTTCCTGACCCTGGTGGCCAAGCGCCGAAAGCGCCACCCCAACATGCACATCTACCACTATGCGCCCTACGAGAGGTCGACGCTGCTGCGGCTGGCCGGACGCTACGGCGTGGGTGAGGACGAGGTCGACGATTTGCTGCGCAACGGTGTGCTGGTCGACCTGTACCCGTTGGTGCGCAAGAGCATTCGGGTGGGCGCGGAGTCGTTCAGCCTGAAGGCGCTGGAGCCGTTGTACATGGGCAGCCAGCTGCGCTCGGGAGACGTCACCACCGCCGCGGACTCGATCAACTCCTACGCCCGGTACTGCGAGCTGCGCGCCGACGGCCGCGCCGACGAAGCCGAGACCGTGCTCAAGGAGATCGAGGACTACAACCACTACGACTGTCTGTCGACCCGCAAACTGCGCGACTGGTTGTTGATCCGGGCCTGGGAAGCCGGCGTGACACCGGTTGGCTTCCAACCGGTTCCCGAGGGCGACACCATCGAGGACGACGACCAGGTGGCTGCGACATTGTCGGCGTTCACCGGTGATGGCGCCGCCGACACGCGCAGCGCCGAGCAGACCGCCGTTGCCTTGATCGCCGCTGCCCGCGGGTTCCACCGGCGCGAGGACAAACCGTTCTGGTGGACGCACTTTGACCGGCTGAACTATCCGGTCGACGAATGGTCGGACACCACCGACGTTTTCATCGCCAGTGAGGCTTGCGTCGACGTTGACTGGCATACGCCCCCGCGTGCGCGCAAGCCGCGCCGGCAGGTGCGGCTGACCGGTGAGCTGGCCCGGGGTGACCTCAAGACGGACGTTTTCGCGCTCTACGATCCACCGGCGCCGCCGGGCATGACCGACGATCCGGATCGGCGCGCGGCCGCTCGCGCGCAGATCGTCGACGTCAACGACCCCAGCCTGCCGACCGAAGTCGTGATCGTGGAGCGAACCGGCAGTGACGGCAACGAATTCGAGCAGCTGCCGTTCGCGCTGACTCCCGGGCCGCCGGTGGCGACGACGGCGTTGCGCGCTTCCATCGAAGCCACCGCCGCCGCGGTGGCCGGCGGACTGCCGCAACTGCCGCGCACCGCCGTCGTCGACGTGCTGCTGCGACGCTCGCCGCGCACCCGCAGTGGCACAGGACTTCCCCATGGCGGTGACTGCGTCGCCGACATCACCTCGGCCACACTGGATTTGGATTCGTCTTATCTGGCGGTGCACGGGCCACCGGGAACCGGGAAGACCTACACGGCCGCCCGGGTGATGCACCGATTGGTCAGCGAGCAGCACTGGCGCATCGGCGTGGTCGCGCAATCACACGCCACGGTGGAAAACCTGTTGGACTGTGTGATCGACGCCGGCGTGGACCCGGCGCGGGTGGCCAAGAAACCGTATGCCCACCATGGGCCACGTTGGCAGCAGATCGACAGCAACGAATACCCAGCCTTCATCGCCAATACGGCGGGGTGCGTGATCGGTGGCACGGCTTGGGATTTCGCAAACGGCAACCGGGTGCCGCCGGGCAGCTTGGATCTGCTGGTCATCGACGAGGCGGGCCAATTCTCGTTGGCCAACACGATCGCCGTCGCGCCGGCGGCGGCGAACCTGATGCTGCTCGGAGACCCCCAGCAACTGCCGCAGGTCAGTCAGGGCACGCACCCCGAACCGGTCGACACTTCGGCGCTGGACTGGCTGGTCGACGGCCAACGCACGCTGCCCGATACGCGCGGCTACTTCCTGGACCGCTCCTATCGCATGCATCCTGCGGTGTGCACGGCCGTATCGGCGTTGTCCTATGAAGGCAGGCTGCAATCCCACGTCGAGCGCACCACCGCGCGTGGTCTGGCCGGTTACGAGCCCGGGGTGCGGCTGCTCAATGTGCGCCACCAAGGCAATTCGGTGGAAAGCCCGGAAGAGGCCGACGCGATAGTCGCCGAAATCACGCGATTGCTGGGCCGGACGTGGACCGACGAACACGGCGCGCGCCCGTTGCGCGCCGCCGATGTGCTGGTGTTGGCGCCCTACAACGCCCAGGTGGCGCTGCTTCGTCAGCGACTGGGCTCGGCGAAGCTGGGCGGAGTCCGAGTGGGCACCGTCGACAAATTCCAGGGCGCGCAGGCGCCGGTCGTCTTCATCTCCATGACCGCTTCGTCGGTCGAGGAAGTGCCACGCGGAATGTCGTTCCTGCTCAACAGGAACCGGCTCAATGTCGCGATCAGCCGAGCGCAGTACGCGGCGATCATCGTGCGCTCGGAGGTGCTCACCCAGTACCTGCCCACCACGCCCGCCGGGTTGGTGGAGCTGGGCACCTTCCTGTCGCTGACCTATTCGGAGTGGCGACCGTAG
- a CDS encoding MFS transporter, with translation MTTATNPLTGDRYLGNPWHALWAMIVGFFMIMVDSTIVAIANPTIMAEMHIGYATVVWVTSAYLLGFAVVLLVAGRLGDRYGPKNLYLVGLVLFTAASVWCGLSGSAAMLIAARVVQGVGAGVLTPQTLSMITRIFPARRRGTALSMWGATAGVASLVAPLAGGVLVDTLGWQWIFFVNVPVGVIGLVVAVWLLPVLPVHAHRFDLIGVALSGIGMFGIVFALQEGQSAEWAPWIWAVLVAGVGFMSAFVYWQSINRDEPLIPLRIFRDPDFSLSSIGVAITAFATTAMMLPLIFYIQAVCGLSPTRSAVLIAPMAITSGVLAPFVGRIVDRAHPVPVIGFGFSMLAISMTWMSIELDPDTPIWRLVLPLMASGVGMAFVWSPLAATATRHLPPELAGASSGVFNATRQLGAVLGSAGMAAFMTAQISDEMPPTPSNAADSDFSGAVRLPGFLREPFSTAMSQSMLLPAFISLLGIVTALFMLSVVRSLFVRRGGYDDDLDYAGDDFDEDDYDDYDDEGYDDDAYVEYVLRPEPQVAAPPMTHGRPPRGTQQWRGEPADRWAPVGAGYNGSHLDGRRARPVADHSRRPGPDRPASYGRHSE, from the coding sequence ATGACTACGGCGACGAACCCGCTGACCGGCGACAGATACCTGGGCAACCCGTGGCACGCGCTGTGGGCGATGATCGTCGGCTTCTTCATGATCATGGTCGACTCGACCATCGTCGCGATCGCCAACCCGACCATCATGGCCGAAATGCACATCGGCTACGCCACGGTGGTGTGGGTGACCAGCGCATACCTGCTTGGTTTTGCGGTCGTGCTGTTGGTTGCCGGCCGGCTTGGCGACCGGTACGGGCCCAAGAACCTGTACCTGGTGGGCCTCGTCCTGTTCACCGCCGCATCGGTGTGGTGCGGTCTGTCCGGCAGCGCCGCCATGCTGATCGCCGCGCGGGTGGTGCAAGGGGTGGGCGCCGGGGTGCTGACTCCGCAGACGTTGTCGATGATCACCCGGATCTTTCCCGCCCGGCGCCGGGGGACGGCGTTGAGCATGTGGGGCGCCACCGCGGGCGTCGCGAGCCTGGTGGCGCCGCTGGCCGGCGGTGTGCTGGTCGACACGTTGGGCTGGCAGTGGATCTTCTTTGTCAATGTTCCGGTGGGGGTCATCGGGCTGGTGGTAGCGGTCTGGCTGCTGCCGGTCCTGCCCGTGCACGCACACCGCTTCGACCTGATCGGCGTCGCGCTGTCGGGGATCGGCATGTTCGGGATCGTGTTCGCGTTGCAGGAAGGCCAGTCGGCTGAGTGGGCGCCGTGGATCTGGGCGGTGTTGGTGGCGGGCGTCGGGTTCATGTCGGCGTTCGTCTACTGGCAGTCGATCAACCGCGACGAGCCGTTGATCCCGCTGCGGATCTTTCGTGACCCGGATTTCAGCCTGTCCAGCATCGGTGTGGCCATCACCGCGTTCGCGACCACGGCGATGATGTTGCCGCTGATCTTCTACATCCAGGCCGTGTGCGGATTGTCGCCCACCCGCTCCGCGGTGCTGATCGCGCCGATGGCCATCACCAGTGGTGTGCTGGCCCCCTTCGTCGGCCGGATCGTCGACCGGGCGCATCCGGTGCCGGTGATCGGGTTCGGCTTTTCCATGCTGGCGATCTCGATGACGTGGATGTCGATCGAGCTGGACCCCGACACCCCGATCTGGCGGCTGGTGTTGCCGTTGATGGCCTCGGGGGTGGGCATGGCGTTCGTGTGGTCGCCGCTTGCGGCCACCGCGACCCGGCACCTGCCGCCGGAGCTGGCCGGGGCCAGCTCGGGTGTCTTCAACGCCACCCGCCAGCTGGGGGCGGTGTTGGGCAGCGCGGGTATGGCCGCGTTCATGACGGCGCAGATCAGCGACGAGATGCCGCCGACGCCGAGCAATGCCGCCGACTCCGACTTCAGCGGCGCCGTGCGACTGCCTGGCTTCCTGCGCGAGCCGTTCTCGACGGCGATGTCGCAATCGATGTTGCTCCCGGCGTTCATCTCGTTACTGGGGATCGTCACCGCGCTGTTCATGCTCAGCGTCGTGCGCTCGCTCTTCGTCCGCCGGGGTGGCTACGACGACGACCTCGATTACGCCGGCGACGACTTCGACGAGGACGACTACGACGACTACGACGACGAAGGCTATGACGACGATGCCTACGTCGAGTACGTGCTGCGCCCCGAGCCGCAGGTAGCCGCGCCGCCGATGACCCACGGCCGGCCGCCGCGGGGGACCCAGCAGTGGCGCGGCGAGCCTGCTGACCGGTGGGCGCCCGTCGGCGCGGGCTACAACGGCTCGCATCTCGACGGTCGCCGTGCGCGGCCCGTCGCCGACCACTCCCGCCGACCCGGCCCCGACCGCCCGGCCAGCTACGGTCGCCACTCCGAATAG